Proteins encoded within one genomic window of Actinomycetota bacterium:
- a CDS encoding NADH-quinone oxidoreductase subunit A: MFFLGLLAFGFAAFSVAVATITGPKRYNRAKVEAYECGIQPTPQPEGGGRFPVKYYLTAMLFIIFDIEIVFLYPWAVAADKLGLFGLAEMITFILTVLAAYAFVWRRGGLEWD; this comes from the coding sequence ATATTCTTCTTAGGTCTATTAGCTTTCGGCTTCGCGGCATTCTCAGTTGCTGTTGCAACTATCACGGGACCAAAGCGCTACAACCGAGCAAAAGTTGAAGCATACGAATGTGGAATTCAACCAACACCTCAACCAGAGGGTGGCGGTCGCTTTCCTGTTAAGTATTACTTGACAGCAATGTTGTTCATTATTTTCGACATTGAGATCGTTTTCTTGTATCCGTGGGCAGTGGCTGCCGACAAACTTGGCCTCTTTGGGTTAGCTGAGATGATTACTTTTATTCTTACTGTCCTAGCTGCTTATGCATTTGTTTGGCGTCGCGGTG
- a CDS encoding demethylmenaquinone methyltransferase, translated as MSRAHLNKDPNEVAAMFDAVAKKYDVTNDLLSLGQTRSWRKAVVAAVDPKPGQKILDLAAGTGTSTQPFYAAGADPIACDFSQGMIEVGQQRFPNLTFVQGDALALPFPDNTFDATTISFGLRNVNDVNLALREMYRVTKPGGRLVICEFSQPTWSALRTVYLEYLMKALPAVATKVSSNPDAYVYLAESIRAWPNQQKLSEQILSAGWSNCQWRNLTGGIVALHRATKPESTQVA; from the coding sequence ATGTCCCGAGCGCACCTAAATAAAGACCCCAACGAAGTTGCAGCGATGTTTGACGCGGTGGCAAAAAAATATGATGTCACCAATGACCTACTGTCACTAGGTCAAACTCGAAGTTGGCGTAAGGCAGTTGTCGCTGCGGTGGACCCTAAACCCGGCCAAAAGATTCTAGATTTGGCGGCTGGAACTGGAACTAGTACTCAACCCTTTTATGCGGCAGGTGCTGACCCGATCGCCTGTGATTTTAGTCAGGGCATGATTGAAGTTGGCCAACAAAGGTTTCCAAATCTGACTTTTGTCCAAGGTGATGCCCTAGCCTTACCTTTCCCAGATAACACTTTTGATGCCACAACAATTTCTTTCGGCCTGCGAAATGTTAATGATGTTAATCTTGCGCTACGCGAGATGTACCGAGTGACCAAACCAGGTGGTCGCTTGGTAATTTGCGAATTTAGTCAACCTACTTGGTCAGCGCTTAGAACGGTATACCTCGAATATCTGATGAAGGCATTGCCCGCTGTTGCAACCAAAGTCTCAAGTAATCCAGATGCCTATGTTTACCTTGCCGAATCCATTAGAGCTTGGCCAAATCAGCAGAAACTTAGTGAACAAATCCTGAGTGCAGGGTGGAGTAACTGCCAGTGGCGGAATTTAACCGGTGGGATTGTGGCGCTGCATAGAGCAACGAAACCAGAATCTACCCAGGTGGCCTAA
- a CDS encoding isochorismate synthase yields MTTLALVPDSGLHVRTIDIPHIQNLLQLLPADGGLAWVQGEPGNQDGAVGWGCIDRVEFDGPERFSRAQKWWSTWCEQSFGDSAIAFASFAFASEPGQSVLVVPEVIVRNSAGKSALTVIAPKNEIEYLVDQALSQIQNAQKRERDIGTVTWHEGSIPVSNWQANVDKAVVRINRGELDKVVLARDIFANLSRSLDVGELLVRLNNRFPDCWTFAVDGLVGATPELLVRRAGESVTSRILAGTVRRSSNLHRDDALAASLLDSDKDQAEHEYAVQSVQAALAPHCTDLTVPTEPFILQLANVQHLATDITGQLADNVSALVLAASLHPTAAVCGTPTERASALITELEGMSRNRYAGPVGWITTNGDGELGIALRCANIEDREQKTLRLFAGCGIVSGSTGVLEVAESNAKFSAMRDALTQ; encoded by the coding sequence ATGACAACTTTGGCGCTTGTCCCCGATTCTGGTCTGCACGTCAGAACTATTGACATCCCACATATCCAAAATCTATTACAACTGCTTCCTGCCGATGGCGGTCTTGCTTGGGTTCAAGGTGAGCCTGGTAACCAGGATGGCGCCGTGGGCTGGGGATGTATTGACCGAGTTGAATTCGATGGTCCAGAACGCTTTAGTCGAGCCCAAAAGTGGTGGAGTACCTGGTGCGAGCAAAGTTTCGGTGACTCGGCAATCGCATTTGCCTCCTTTGCTTTCGCTAGTGAACCTGGGCAGTCAGTACTTGTCGTACCTGAGGTAATTGTTCGAAATAGCGCAGGAAAATCAGCTCTTACGGTAATTGCACCAAAAAACGAGATTGAGTACCTGGTTGATCAAGCGCTGTCGCAAATTCAGAACGCACAAAAACGCGAGAGAGACATAGGGACTGTTACCTGGCACGAGGGCTCTATTCCAGTTTCTAATTGGCAAGCAAATGTGGATAAAGCCGTTGTTCGGATTAATCGTGGCGAACTGGACAAAGTTGTATTGGCCCGAGACATCTTTGCGAATTTGAGCCGCTCACTTGATGTTGGGGAGCTGTTAGTTCGACTCAATAACCGGTTTCCAGACTGTTGGACTTTTGCTGTTGATGGCCTAGTGGGCGCCACTCCAGAGCTGTTAGTCAGGCGCGCAGGTGAAAGTGTGACTAGCCGAATCTTGGCAGGAACAGTCAGGCGGAGCTCTAATCTGCACCGAGATGATGCATTAGCGGCTTCTCTTTTAGATTCAGATAAAGATCAAGCTGAGCACGAGTACGCAGTTCAGTCCGTTCAAGCAGCTCTGGCACCTCACTGCACTGATTTAACCGTTCCAACAGAACCTTTCATCTTGCAATTGGCAAATGTGCAGCACTTAGCCACTGACATCACCGGCCAACTTGCGGATAATGTGTCGGCGCTGGTTTTGGCAGCCTCCTTGCATCCAACGGCTGCCGTCTGTGGCACGCCAACCGAGCGGGCAAGTGCCTTGATTACTGAGTTAGAGGGCATGTCAAGAAATCGATATGCTGGTCCCGTCGGCTGGATTACTACCAATGGTGATGGCGAATTGGGAATCGCACTTCGGTGCGCAAACATCGAAGATCGGGAGCAGAAAACTCTCCGCCTGTTCGCTGGCTGTGGAATTGTCTCTGGCTCAACTGGCGTATTGGAAGTTGCGGAATCAAATGCAAAATTCAGTGCAATGCGGGATGCCCTGACTCAATAA
- a CDS encoding PD-(D/E)XK nuclease family protein — MTKSMRVEVIQSDGAQLPPRVSYSQLAKFNQCGLRYYFSYLGGWSEPQTSALVGGSIAHEVIEHLYRLPSEERTVEKALELLREHGPRLLRLPDYAKFANDNSMKASVKEAIENLFALESPAELVVQPEHLEMELEVDINGVKFFGKVDRFTVDGVNRVTDYKTGKNPGRFMDDKLKQPYLYALAFKIQHDIDIDQVELIFLNAKHIENRPVDFTIAEQMGESLAKMRGESETALAASAWEARTGKLCEYCPFEAACPAVRADAAKPGTIESDNALIKLGLTRREKASGLG, encoded by the coding sequence TGAAGTAATCCAATCAGATGGTGCGCAGTTGCCACCACGAGTTTCCTATTCGCAGTTAGCAAAATTTAATCAGTGTGGACTGCGCTATTACTTCAGCTATTTAGGCGGTTGGAGCGAACCACAGACTTCAGCACTTGTAGGTGGTTCAATTGCGCATGAAGTTATTGAGCATCTATATCGCTTGCCAAGTGAAGAGCGAACTGTAGAGAAAGCTCTTGAGTTACTTCGTGAGCATGGACCGCGGTTACTGCGCCTACCAGACTATGCAAAATTTGCGAATGACAATTCGATGAAAGCAAGCGTAAAGGAAGCAATCGAGAATCTCTTCGCGCTAGAAAGCCCAGCCGAATTAGTGGTTCAACCTGAGCACCTTGAAATGGAGCTCGAAGTTGACATAAATGGTGTCAAGTTTTTTGGCAAGGTCGACCGATTCACCGTAGATGGGGTTAATCGAGTCACCGACTATAAGACTGGAAAGAACCCAGGACGCTTTATGGATGACAAGTTAAAGCAACCTTATTTATATGCCTTGGCTTTCAAAATTCAACATGATATCGACATCGACCAAGTCGAACTGATTTTTCTTAACGCAAAGCACATTGAAAACCGTCCAGTAGATTTCACTATCGCTGAGCAAATGGGTGAATCTCTAGCAAAAATGCGTGGTGAAAGTGAAACAGCATTGGCTGCTAGTGCCTGGGAAGCTCGAACTGGAAAATTATGTGAATACTGTCCTTTCGAGGCAGCTTGTCCCGCAGTTCGTGCTGATGCTGCTAAACCAGGAACAATCGAGAGCGATAACGCTTTGATCAAACTCGGTTTAACTCGGCGCGAGAAAGCAAGTGGCTTAGGTTAA